The genomic stretch GCGGTTGCCATCAAGGCTGGTGCGACCAAGGCCCAGTTTGATTCCACCCTGGGCATTCATCCGACATCTGCCGAAGAGTTTGTCACCATGCGCGAGCCGGTGGCGTGACTTAGTGCCGGCGTCCGGCTCTGGGCGCCCGAACCTTTCTAGAGCTTGATCCAGCGGCTGAGCACTTCCCGCAGCATTTCCTTGCGAACAGGCTTGGCCAGATAGTCGTTCATGCCACAATCGAGACAACTCTTTTCTGTCCCGGGCAGAACGTCTGCCGTTAGTGCAATGATCGGTGTCCCTATCTGCCCGTTGCTCTGCTCCCATTCCCGGATATAGCGGGTGGCCTCGTATCCGTCCATCACGGGCATCTGACAGTCCATCAATATGATGTCGTAGCCTGTGTGGTTAGTGGTCACCCTGTCCAGTGCTTCCTTGCCGTTGTTGGCGGAATCGGTATGGAAACCCAATCGCTTGAGCATAGCTGTGGCAACGCGCTGGTTTACCGGGTTATCTTCCACCACCAGAGCGTGGCTGGTGCCATTAATCGTCTCCCTTGGCGGTGTACCGGACGGTTCGGGCTCGCTGGGTCGATCCGCCAGCTCGAAGGGCAGCTCAAACCGGAACGAGGAACCCTTACCCAGATCCGTTTCCACCTGAATGTGCCCGCCCATGAGTTCAACCAGCCGCTGGACCAGGGAGAGGCCAAGCCCGGTGCCCCCGTATAGCCGGCTGTTTCCGCCGTCGACCTGTTCGAAGGAGTTGAAAATGTCGTGAAGGCGCTCGGTCGGAATGCCGGACCCGGAGTCGCTGACCGAGCAATTTAGAATGATGCAGTTGTCTTCCAGAGCGAAAAAGCCCGCCTGAATATTGATAAAGCCATCGCCAGTAAACTTGATGGCGTTGTCAGCCAGCCCCGCTAGAATTTGCCGCAAACGCGCGGGGTCACCGATGACTACGGGGTTGTCCGGCCAGTCGCCGAAGAACTTGAGATTGAGGGCAAGGCCCTGTTGCTCGGCGAGGTGTCGGTAGGTGGCGGTGCAGTTGGAAATCAGTTCCCGAAGGTTAAACTCCTGGCTTTCAAGCTTCAGGGTGCCGCTGTCCATCTTCGAGTAATCGAGGATGTCCCCGATGACGGTCAACAGATCCTCGGTGGACTGGCGGGCGGTGTTGAGGTATTCGCGCTGGCGTTGGGTAAGCGGTTCTTCCTGGATCAGATCGACCATCCCAAGCACCCCGTTCAGGGGCGTACGCAACTCATGGCTCATGGTTGCCAGAAATTCAGATTTCGCCTGATTTGCCATCTCGGCCTTTTCCCGGGCACCTTCGGACGCGGCGAGGGTCTGGTCCCGTGCTGTTTTCAGGCCGGCCAGGTGATGAGCCAGCTGGTTGAGTTGCTCTTCAATGGCAACGATCTCCTTCGAACTCTGGTGAGTATTCAGGGGACGCTCCTGGTAGTCACCATCGGTGAGTTGACCGATTCGCCCGGCGAGGTCCCGTATCGGTGCCAGAATTGCTCCAAGGAAATGATTGATGATCAGAATGCTGAACAGCAGCAGGGCCACGCCAACGGCGATCGATGTCCAGAGAATATCCTGCCGCCGTTCCGCAAGAACATCCTGACTTACGCCAACCTGAACAGTGCCAACCCGCAGAGAACCGGAACCAAAGCCATAGTCCGGCTCAAACCACTCCGCAGTGCGCTCCGAACCAAATTCCAGGGGCTGCTGGAGAATCTCGGCTTCATAGATCTGGTAGCGCTCGGGTATCTCACCTGGGTTGATCGGTTCGCGGGAAACAAAGCCAAGTTGGTCTCCCATAACGTCAGAAACCCGGATCCAGTCGGCTTTACTGCGACGCAGCGACTGGGAAAGGATCTGGTCCAGTGCCAGAGTGTTGCCAGAGACAACGGCGTATTCCAGGGCAGGGGCGAGGCTGTCGGCAAGCATCTGGCTGCTGTCGGACAGATCCCGGCGCGCATCCTCAAGGCGCACAGACGTGAAGAACACCATCAGAACGATAAACATGACGATGGCTGGCAGAGCTCCAAGGAGCAGCAGCTTTCGCGACATGGGGCGCTGTTGTCTGTGGCTGTTATTCATCAGACGCCTCCCCATTAACCGTTAATTGTCGATCAACCCGTGTGGCAATATCCTCACGGCTCGGCAAGGGAATGTTCAGAGAACGTGCAACCTGGGCATTGACCTCGACCCGAAACTCCTCGGGATACGAGGGTTCCGGGTATGCACCGGTTTCGAAAAAGGTTGATAAAAAGTTGCCGGCCATCTCAACCATTTCAGGGAACGGGGCATAACTGGAAGCCAGGGAGCCTGCTTTGACATAAGCCTGAGTGGGGCCGATGACGATCTGATTACGGCGGTAGGCGGTCAGCAGAATATGTTTGATGGTTCGGGGGTTGTAAATGGCGCTGTCGGGCGCTGCAAGCAAGAAATCACCGTAACCAAGGGCCCGGACAAGCGTCGGAATCAGCTCATCGTTGCTGTCTACAAGAAAGATCTTCGCCGACATGCCGTAGGCCGGCAGTTCATCAATCAGCGGCTCGTACAGTTCAACGGAATCCGCTGTTGCCAGCAGGGCAATCTTGTTGGCCTGGGGCAAAATGGCCTTTCCCGTCAGAGCCTGGCGGATCAGCGGCACATCGTACAACACCGCCGAGATCTGGCCCGGCGACCGCTCGGCAAAGGCGGAGATAAAGGATCGGTCGACCAGCATGGCCAGGATCGCTGCGGACCGGTTGGCTTGACGTGCCCGGGAGAAAGCGGCGGGGCCGACCGTAATGACCGGACTGTTCTCCAGAGTGGCCAGCTGGTCGTCGGAGACCTCGGTCAAGGAGGTCGCTGGTCCCAGCTGCCGTTTCAGGAGAGCAATCAGATGTTGATCCAAAGGTGCGTTGCCTGAGCCGACAAAATAAACGACCCTTGCCGGTGCTTCCTGGGCATTGGCCACCGTGGCGCAAACGGCGAAAAGCAGAATGCACAGGGCCTTGAGTAAAAGGCCCGGGTTTCCGCATCTATTCCGGTTTCGGTGAATCGTGCCTGTCCTTCGCTCCATACCGTCCAGGGCTCGCGCTTTCCTTGTTAACTTCAGAAACGAATACCAGCCTCAACAAAAAACTGGTTCTGATCCTCAATCCGGTTATCCGGGCTGATCCATGGCTTGGGATTCAGATAATGCTGCATCGTCAGTGCCAGCATATAACTGTAATCGGCTTTGTCCACCCGGCGGGCCAGACGGAAATCGGCTCGCTCGAACCGGGATTCCCGTACCTCATTGGTCCAGTACATTGCTGCGGAGGTCATGAAACCCATAGGCAGATCCTGAATCCAGGCGAAGCTGCCAGAGTCGCGGGCTGAGAGCCGTGCCAACAGATCCACAGCACGTTCCTGCTTGTCCACCGGCAGTGCCGCCGGGTCGCCGGTGTAACGACCTTCCTGCTCAAGGTAGGCGTAGGTGGCGCGAAGTTTGGTCCCGGAAAACTCCAACGAGGTTTCCAGTTCTACGCCTTCTTGCTCCAGATCGACATTGTTGGCGATATACCACTCTTCTTCGTTGATGACACCGCTGATCATGTCACGGAAATCGTCGTTGAAGTAGCGGACTTCCACCGAGAGCAATGCTCTTTCCAGATGGAACTGGCCAAAATAACTGATCTCCCTGGAGGTGATCCATTCTTCCTCCAGCTCCTGGCCATAGGTGGAGGTTGTCGGGTCCAGAAGGCCCTCGACTTCGATTCTCTGGCCGTCCAATGCTTCAAATGGGGCCTGCACATTTCTCGGCGTGTAGCCCCAGTCAGGATTCTGTTCAAAGGCGTCCGGTGTGCGAACCGCCCGGGAAAACACGAAACGCAGGGCATGGTTGTTGTTCAGGATGAAGTTTGCGGCAGCCCTGGGCGAGAAATAATCTTCATCGGTGGTGGTGGTCTGTTCCCAGTTCCCGCCAGCGTTAAAGGTTAGCCATCGAAAGGGCGAGTACTCGGCATTCGCGAATACCCGGGATTGATAGTTGTCTCCTTTCCCGTTGAAGAAGGTCTCGGAATTGAAAGAGTCCTTTCTGTAGCCCACGCCGGAAACCAGCTTGAATTCATCGCTGAAAATGATGGTGTCCTGAAGTTCGATTTCTTGCCGGGTTTCCTCGAGGTCTTCGTTCAGATCAGCAATGAACGGACCCTGGTCTTCGGGGAAGGCCGGGAACCCGGATGGCAGAAGCGCGTTGATTTCCGCTGCCGGGGCGGAAACCGTCCAACGCTGACGTTGCCGTTGGTTCTGATAGCTTGCCTGAATATGGTAGAAGTGACTGGGAGAGGTCGCTCCGTCGAACCGGACATGGAGATAGTAGTCGTCCATGATGATGTCCGGGTTGGTGATCGCCCCCAACTTGCCGGACTTCTCGAAGTCCTCTTCGTTTACGCCATCCAGCACGCCGGCGCGCACATCGATGGAATGCTGACGATCAATCCGGAACACGCTGTCGAAATTGAAGTTGTTGATGTCGTGGCCATCGTGGAAGGGGATCTCCTCGCCGCCATCAACCTGGCTGTCAAAGCCATTGGATTTGCGCTTTTCGTATGACAACCTCCAACTCTTATCGGCATCGGTATCGCCCACAGAGGTGAACGTTCGAACATGTCCCCGCGAGCCGACCGAGGTGTAGGCCTCCACGCCGGCGGTATCCTGAGGCGATCGGGTGATGATGTTGATGCTGCCGAGGAACGCGTTGATGCCGTAGGCCGCGGAGTTGGGGCCTCGACTCACTTCAATTCGTTCGATATTTTCCAGAGCGACTGGCATGCCCAGCCAGTCTACGTCTGCGAGGCTGATCCGGTAGGCGGTTCGTCCGTCAATTTGAACTTGCAGCCGACGCTGTTCGTACTGGGACGTACCGTGGTAGGTTGCCACCGGATTGGTGCTTCCCCAATGACCAACAACCATACCCGGTACCAGCCGGAGTGCCTCTACCAGGTTCATGACACCGAGATCTCGGATCATGTCGCCTGTAATGATGGTGGTTGTCCCGGGAACCCGAAGCTTGGACTGGCGCAGTCGGGTTGTGGTCAACACTTCGGGAATTTCGCTGTGTTCGCCTTCCAGGCCAAGCAAGCCGGGCATGAAGTCGGGGGTTTCAGTCTGTGCCTGGACCGTCACAGGCAACAGCGCAGAGATAGCAAGGCTGACGCCAAGGCAGGTTACGAGAGGGCGACAGTTACTCATTCCTGCCATTTTTATCGATTGATGCATGGTTGACGTTCTATAATCTGCCGAGAAATTGAGTAAAGCGGTTTTATTATGTTTGGGTCCTATCGTAAGGGACTACAGACGGTTTGTCTCTCTGAAATGTAATGAATCTAGGCCCGGGAGTTGCAGCTTTATGAATTGTTGGGAAATCCTTGGAATTGAGCCGACCGGCGATCGTCGGAAGATCCAGGATGCGTATGAGCAACAGCTCAAGTTTGCTTCGGAAGACGAGGCAAAGAGCCTGGAAGCGGCTTTCCGGGAGGCAGTCGGGGACGATCCGGGCCCGGTAAAGCAGGCTTCTGACACGGTTCAGACTGAACCGCATCGCGAGGTGCAGGACGAGGAGCCTGATCGTCCGCTGGATGCCAACGAAGGCCAGGTGGTTCGTGAGGTGGTTATCCAGATCAAGGCCTTGCTCAATGATTCCTCAAGAAGCAAGGACCCGGGCATCTGGAAAGCCATTCTGGACGAGCCGCCCGCTGATCAGCCGCGGTTGCGACGTGAGATCGGACGCCAGTTGGAGCCCCAGATACGTCCGATGGCGGAAAACGGCACCTTTCCGGCACCGGTGGCCCAGTTTCTCGGTGAGTGGTTTGGCTGGTTCACTATGGAACAGGCGCCTGAGGTGGCCGACGATCGGAATTACCCGGAACCCGACATGGCGGAAGAGCAGGGCGAACAGCCACCGCAAATGGTCAATTTCTGGCCGGCGGTGATTGGCTGGATTGTCGGGCTGGCGATTCTCGCCACACTCTTTGGCGGAATGGGGGGCGGTTGAGTCCGCCGCCCGTATCAGCCCGTTTTCTCTGCATTCGCCCTTTCAATTTTATCCCGGTACTTCTGGGCCAGGAAGGCTCCGACGATAACCTGTATCTGGTTGTAGCACATGATCGGTAACACGATCATGCCGAAGCCCGGGTGCCCTGAGAACAGGACCTTGGCCATGGGCAGTCCCGACGCCAGGCTCTTTTTGGAGCCGCAGAACACCACAGCGGCTTCGTCCTCCAGGCTGAACCCGAATCGCCGTACCAGGAACCTGGCAAACACCATGAATAGCAGCAGCAAGCCCAGGCAGAGCGCAATGGCGAAAAGGATGGCCTGCAGGGGCAGATTCTCCCAGAGTCCGCTCTCTACCGAATGTGAAAAAGCGGAGTAGACGATCAGCCAGATCACGCACTGATCGTATCGGGCCATCAGTGTTTCGTTTCTGCCAAGAAACCCGCCGAGCCATGGTCGGAGCGCATGCCCAACCGCAAAAGGCAGCAGCAGTTGCAGAATGATGTCTTTCAGGGCTTCCGCTACGGAGAAATCCCCGCCGCCAGATGTGCTTACCAACAGCAACAGCAGGAATGGCGTCAGCATCATGCCAAAGACATTGGAGGCGGCTGCGCTGCAGATTGCCGCCGGAACATTGCCACGCGCCATTGCGGTATAGGCGATGGAGGAGGATACCGCCGACGGCAGGACGCCCAGATAAAGAAACCCCAGACCAAGATCCTTCGGCATCCAGGAGGGTGCGATATTGCTGAGGCCGTTAATCGGCAGCACCGCGAGTGGAAAAAATCGAAGGTGAGCGAAGTGATCAGAATGTGCAGCCGCCAGTGGGTGGCACCGGCAATAATCTGCTCGCGGGACAGCGCTGCGCCATGGAAAAAGAAGAGCAGGGCGACGGCGACCGTTCCGGCAGTGGCCAGTGCCTCGCCTGCCTGGCCAGTTGCAGGCAGAAAGGTGGCCAATACGATGGCGCCAAGGAGCAGCAGGGTAAAGGTGTCGATCCGGAACTTCATGAATCAGGACTCCCGACGCTTCAAGGCCTGAAGGCTGGGTTTCAAAAGCGACCGGGCCAGGGATTCTGCCTTGCCCTCGTCCTGACGCCGGACCGCCGCGAGCAGGAGTTCGTGATCTTCCTGCGAGGGTTCCGGCAGGTCTGCGTCGGTTTCGGTCTTCTCGATGGTCTGGCTGACAGCGTGGGAAAAGTAGTCGTAGAGCTCGATCAGCGCTGAGTTATGAGAAGCCGCAACCAGGGCATGATGGAAGGCTTCGTCGTGCCGGATGCGAGCCTGCAGGTCATCTCCCGCTTTGGCGCGAGCATCCAGGGCTGTGGTCATGTGCCGGAGATCCTGTTCTGTCCGCCGGTGCGCTGCCAGCTTGGCGGCCTCCGTTTCCAGCATGATCCTGACCTCCAGCTGCTCCGCCAGCTGGGTGCGGGCAATTCTCCGCAGTGTCTCCCCGGCGTCCCGTGTCGCCCGTACGTATGTGCCATCCCCCTGGCGGGTTTCCAGCATCCCCACGTGTACCAGCACCCGAACCGCCTCACGAACCGTGTTTCGGCTTACTCCGAGGGATTCGGAAAGTTCTGATTCGACGGGCAGGCGATCGCCAACCGACCAGTCACCTTTTTCGATGGCGTTTCTGAGACTCTCGATAGCGGTCTCGACCAGCGAGCCTTTGCGAATACGTTCCAGCATAGCGTATATCATCCTTCAAACCGATAACCCAATCATCCTATGAATATAGGCAAGGTTCAAGTGCAAAAGGCTTTCACCCGATTACCCCGCGGTCTGGCCAGGGTAAAGAAACTGGTAATCAGCGGTGTCTACCCGGCGGGTGGCGAACCGGTAGGTGAAGGTGAATCCCGGCCAGTTGATGGTATTGCGCCCATGCTCATCGAGGTACCAGGAGGTGCAGCCAGAGCTCCAGACTGTGTCTTCCAGGCCCTGTTGAACCACATGGGTGAAACGGTCCTGCCGGTCTTGTCGGACGTCCATGGCGGAGTCAGGGTACTTTTCGAGTGCCTCCAGACATTCCAGGACGTAGCGAAACTGGGACTCAAGCATGTACAGGATAGAGTTATGGGCCAGGTTGGTGTTGGGTCCATAGAGCATGAACATGTTGGGGAAGCCGCTGACGGTGATGCCTTTGAACGCGACAGCGCCGTTCTGCCAGGCCTCATTCAGCGTCTTTCCGCCCCGGCCTGTTATCCGGATGGGTGACAGGAACTCCGAGGCCCGAAAACCAGTGCCGCAGATAATGGCGTCCACTTCATGGTGGTGGCCTTCGTGCGTAATGACGCCGGACTCGTCAATGTGGTCAATAGGGTCGGTAATCAGGTTCACATTCGGCCGGTTGATGGCCGGATACCAGTCGTTGGAAATCAGAATCCGTTTGCAGCCGATCTTGTAGTCCGGAATGATCTTTTTCAGCTTGGCGGGATCTGTGACCTGTTTTCTGGCCTCCCGCTTTGCCATGTTCGCGTAATACTCGAGAAGGCCACTGAATTTGGTGAAAGCGAGGGCGCGACTCTCGTTTTTCCAGTAAATAAGGTACCGATAGAGGCGATCCCATGCCGGTACTTTCTGGAACAGCGTCTGCTCCCAGCGCTTGAAGGGCCGATCCGGCTTGGGCAGGACCCAGGCCGCCGAGCGCTGAAACAGGTCCAGCTGCTTTACCTTCGATGCAATCTCCGGAACAAACTGAAGGGCACTGGCGCCGGTTCCAATGACCGCCACCCGTTTATCGGACAAGTCGTAATCATGATCCCAACGGGCTGAATGGAACATTTTGCCCTGGAAACGATCCAGTCCCTTGAGGTTTGGCCAGGCAGGTTGATTGAGCTGTCCGGTGGCGGTGATGAGTACATTGGCGGTCAGCTGCTCACCGTTTGCGAGGGTCACCGACCATTGATTTGTTTTGTCGTCAAACGCGGCTTCCTGCACCTCGGAGTTAAACCGGATGTGACTGCCTAGGCGATATTTCTGAACGCAGTGCTCCATATAGCCGAGTATTTCGCGCTGCAAGCCGAATTTCCGCGACCAGTCGTGCTTGGGTTCGAAGGAGTATGAATAAAAGTGCGATTGCACATCGCAGGCGGCACCGGGGTAGGTGTTATCACGCCAGGTACCTCCAACCCGGTCGGCTTTTTCCAGCAGGGTCAGGTTATTGAAGCCGGCCAGTTTCAGTTTGATGGCCATGCCCAGACCACCAAAACCGCTACCGATAATCAGAATGGACGGGTGTTCTCGCAGGCTGGCTTGGCTCATGATCATATGTCCGGCGTTATTATTGTGGTCTTTCTGCTTCAGTATACGGATGTAAGTCAGCCTTATGGATGACATTTTTCGCCACTCGGGCTAGTCAGAATGACCAATCGGCGTCCGGGTCAGATAATTGTCCTGAGTCTGGGATAGCAGTTCCCTGAGTGCCGGCGTCTCGAACTGGCGTCGGATACTGATGGCATAGAACTCCTCGAAGACGCCTGGCAGGGCGCCGTAGTCTGCAAGGGTTCCGCTCTTCATTTCGTCGCGCACGACCACCGGAGGCATAATGGCGAAATGACCGGTATCCCGGGTGAGAAGTCGCATCATCGCCATGTCATCCACCTCGGCGGCGATGTTGGGACGCAGCCTGTGATACTCGCACAACTGGTCGAAGGCCTGGCGTATGTTGTTGTCCGGGCCCGGCACAATCAGACTCCGGCCACGCAGTACGTCGACAAAATCGCCCTGAACGTCTATTCCCCGCGGCCCGATGATGCTGACCGGCTGTTTGGCAATCAGCCGTGACCGCCAGGGATTCTGTTCATCTCCCTGTACCGCCTGGTTTGCGAGGATCAGGTCCAGTCGATGCGCCGAGAGGCGTCTTAGCAGCTCATCCATGTGGCTACTTTGCAGGCTCAGCTCAAGGTCTTCCCGGTTCAACAGCGGCTGCAGAAAGCCTTCCTGGAAGTTACGGGAGAGCGTAGCCACTGCCCCGATCCGGAGTATCTCGCGGTTTGGTTGAGCGCCGGAGGCAAATAATGCCGTCAGTTCCTCACCCTGGCGGAAGATCTCCTCGGCGTAGGAGAATGCCATTCTCCCGGCTTCAGACAGCTTGAGGCGCCGCCCCTCGCGAATGAAGAGGTCGTGCCCCAGGCTGTCTTCCAGCTTGCGTATCTGACCCGACAGCGCCGACTGGGAAATATGCAGCGAGTCCGCTGCCCGCGTCAGGTGGCCGGTTCGCGCGACCTTCCAGAAGTAGTAAAGGTGATGGTAATTCAGCTTCATGTGATTTCGTTCTCGAAAAACGAATGATCTGATAAGTATAAACCATTTTTTATATGTGACGATGATCGGCAAAGTACTTGCAATCAGGAGGTTTGCAAGTATGAATCCAATCGCCGAATTTTCATTGCTCTCGATCCTCGCACTCTGGCTGCTGCTGCCGGTTGGTCTCTTCCTGCTTGCCGGGTTGACTGGCTGGCTGAAGAATCCACTGAAAGTGAACCACTGTTGGCGACTTGCCGGGTGGGCATTGTTGGCCTCCATGGCCGTTTCGGTCGTGATGGGAATCCTCCTCCTGATTCAGCCCTATACAGGAGGCGACAGCAACCGTCTGGCCACCCTGGGTGGGCGCTTCGGCCTGTATCCAGACGGGATAGCGGTCTGGATGGCCACGATGGTGGCGTTTATTGGCTGGGTTATTCTTCGGTTTGCAGACAACTACCTCAGCCAGGACCCTGGCCGTGACCGTTTTCTTCCCTGGTTTCTGGTGACGGTTGCCTCTGTTCTGGTACTGGTGTTTACCAACCATCTGCTGATTCTGGCAGGCGCCTGGATTGGTGTCAGTCTGGCCCTGCATCATTTGCTCACCCTCTATCAGGACCGGCCCCAGGCGCGAATGGCGGCGGTTCAGAAGTTCATCGTCAGCCGGGTGGGGGATGCACTGGTGGTCTCTGGTGTGGTGGCGCTCTACCTGCATTACGGCACCTTTTACCTGCCAGACATGGTCCAGAATGAGGGCGCCCGAGCCGGTGGCTCAACAGCGCTGACAGTTGCCTCGGTGGTTCTGGCTCTGGCGGCGGTTCTCAAGTGCGCCCAGATTCCCTTTCATGGCTGGCTCATCCGCGTTATGGAGGCTCCCACGCCCGTGTCTGCGCTGCTCCATGCCGGGGTTATCAATCTTGGCGGTTTCCTCTGGCTCCGTTTATTCCCGGTGTTCGATGGCTTTACGGCCGGCCACATGATTCTGCTCGTGATCGGCGGCATGACGGCGGTCGTTGCGGTTCTCACCATGATAACCCAGTACTCGGTCAAACATGCTCTTGCCTGGTCAACCTGTGCGCAGATGGGCTTTATGCTGTTCGAAATCGGCATGGGGGCCTACACACTGGCACTGCTGCATCTACTGGCCCATTCGCTGTACAAGGCGCATTCGTTCCTGGCTTCCGGTCGCACGGTGGCCGTGTCGGCAGCAACGCGTTTTCCCGAATCTCCCTCTGCCAACCGGCTCTCCTGGGCCGGGCTTACCGGCCTGTTGGCGGCGGCGATCCTGGTTCAGTTCCCGTGGATCGTGGAAAACAATCCGGTTTTCGGAGCATTGCTGGTGCTGGCGGTATCGGCGGCCGCCATGGGCATCCCGGCCGGAGCAACCAAAGCGGTGAAGCTGAAGCTTGCAGGACTGGCAGTGCTCCTGGTTCCGCTGTACTCATTGTTGCACTTTCTCATCGGCCCGGCCGTTCCCGAGCAGGAAGGGTTTGCTATCCCCGGCATTGCCCTGGGAACGGGCGCCACTCTGGTAACGCTGCTCGCCGTGTGCTCTTTGATGATTGCATTCGGTGCTCGCTTTCCGGCCACCCGTGCTCTGGGCGTTCATTTTCGTCAGGGGCTTTACCTGGAATTGCCCTTTGATCGGTTGACCTGCTTCCTGGCGGCGGAGGCTTTGAAGGTGCCGGCCATGTTCCGCAGGGTTCCGCATCATCCGTTCAGACTGGAGGAGAGATCATGAGCGATGTAAGCGCGCCGTTACCGGAACTGCAGTGGCTGAGCGATGACTGGCCTAAACCGGTTAAACAGGCCTGCGACCTGATCGCTCCTGTCTGGCCTCTCGATCAGTGGATAGCGGTGAATCCGTTCTGGGGCCTGAGACATTGTCCGGCCCCGCGGGTTGATCAGGTGCTCAACGAGCGCGCGGGTTTCAGTATGCTTATGCCGACCGAGTTTTACCGGGAAGCCTGGGAAGGTGGACGGATTCGGGAAGACGATCTGAGGGCAAGTATTGCGGAGCGCGGCGATGAACGGAATACCGCCTGGTACCTTGATTGGCTGGGTCGAAACGGGGCGATAACTGCGCCACTGCGCGGTTCCATTCTGGATACCTTTGCGGTTGCGAATGCCCACGAGGAGGCCGGTGTTCTGACTGACATGGTTTGCGACCAGGTTTCTCGCGTTTGCGGCGCCTTTTTCGATCAGCGCCAGAGCCGATGGTCCCTTTCGGGCAACCAGGCCAATGGGGGGGTGTTCGGTTTTTGGCTTGAATCAGTCAGGCAGGATCTGGCGCTTGATTTTACGACCGGGTTGAAAGGGGGCCGTGCGTTCTTCAAGACGGTTCCGGACGGCAGGGATCAGGCAGTACAGGAGGCGCTGAGTCGGATCGGCGCTCGTGGAGATGAGTTGGAAGCGCTGTGCCATAGCCTGTTGTTGAGAGTGAACGGCTGGGCCTCCTGGTGTCGCGGAGAAGACTGGCGGGCAGGCCTTGAGGGTCGTTCAT from Marinobacter adhaerens HP15 encodes the following:
- a CDS encoding NADH-quinone oxidoreductase subunit L — translated: MNPIAEFSLLSILALWLLLPVGLFLLAGLTGWLKNPLKVNHCWRLAGWALLASMAVSVVMGILLLIQPYTGGDSNRLATLGGRFGLYPDGIAVWMATMVAFIGWVILRFADNYLSQDPGRDRFLPWFLVTVASVLVLVFTNHLLILAGAWIGVSLALHHLLTLYQDRPQARMAAVQKFIVSRVGDALVVSGVVALYLHYGTFYLPDMVQNEGARAGGSTALTVASVVLALAAVLKCAQIPFHGWLIRVMEAPTPVSALLHAGVINLGGFLWLRLFPVFDGFTAGHMILLVIGGMTAVVAVLTMITQYSVKHALAWSTCAQMGFMLFEIGMGAYTLALLHLLAHSLYKAHSFLASGRTVAVSAATRFPESPSANRLSWAGLTGLLAAAILVQFPWIVENNPVFGALLVLAVSAAAMGIPAGATKAVKLKLAGLAVLLVPLYSLLHFLIGPAVPEQEGFAIPGIALGTGATLVTLLAVCSLMIAFGARFPATRALGVHFRQGLYLELPFDRLTCFLAAEALKVPAMFRRVPHHPFRLEERS
- a CDS encoding LysR family transcriptional regulator, which produces MKLNYHHLYYFWKVARTGHLTRAADSLHISQSALSGQIRKLEDSLGHDLFIREGRRLKLSEAGRMAFSYAEEIFRQGEELTALFASGAQPNREILRIGAVATLSRNFQEGFLQPLLNREDLELSLQSSHMDELLRRLSAHRLDLILANQAVQGDEQNPWRSRLIAKQPVSIIGPRGIDVQGDFVDVLRGRSLIVPGPDNNIRQAFDQLCEYHRLRPNIAAEVDDMAMMRLLTRDTGHFAIMPPVVVRDEMKSGTLADYGALPGVFEEFYAISIRRQFETPALRELLSQTQDNYLTRTPIGHSD
- a CDS encoding flavin-containing monooxygenase, translated to MIMSQASLREHPSILIIGSGFGGLGMAIKLKLAGFNNLTLLEKADRVGGTWRDNTYPGAACDVQSHFYSYSFEPKHDWSRKFGLQREILGYMEHCVQKYRLGSHIRFNSEVQEAAFDDKTNQWSVTLANGEQLTANVLITATGQLNQPAWPNLKGLDRFQGKMFHSARWDHDYDLSDKRVAVIGTGASALQFVPEIASKVKQLDLFQRSAAWVLPKPDRPFKRWEQTLFQKVPAWDRLYRYLIYWKNESRALAFTKFSGLLEYYANMAKREARKQVTDPAKLKKIIPDYKIGCKRILISNDWYPAINRPNVNLITDPIDHIDESGVITHEGHHHEVDAIICGTGFRASEFLSPIRITGRGGKTLNEAWQNGAVAFKGITVSGFPNMFMLYGPNTNLAHNSILYMLESQFRYVLECLEALEKYPDSAMDVRQDRQDRFTHVVQQGLEDTVWSSGCTSWYLDEHGRNTINWPGFTFTYRFATRRVDTADYQFLYPGQTAG
- a CDS encoding TonB-dependent receptor plug domain-containing protein; amino-acid sequence: MSNCRPLVTCLGVSLAISALLPVTVQAQTETPDFMPGLLGLEGEHSEIPEVLTTTRLRQSKLRVPGTTTIITGDMIRDLGVMNLVEALRLVPGMVVGHWGSTNPVATYHGTSQYEQRRLQVQIDGRTAYRISLADVDWLGMPVALENIERIEVSRGPNSAAYGINAFLGSINIITRSPQDTAGVEAYTSVGSRGHVRTFTSVGDTDADKSWRLSYEKRKSNGFDSQVDGGEEIPFHDGHDINNFNFDSVFRIDRQHSIDVRAGVLDGVNEEDFEKSGKLGAITNPDIIMDDYYLHVRFDGATSPSHFYHIQASYQNQRQRQRWTVSAPAAEINALLPSGFPAFPEDQGPFIADLNEDLEETRQEIELQDTIIFSDEFKLVSGVGYRKDSFNSETFFNGKGDNYQSRVFANAEYSPFRWLTFNAGGNWEQTTTTDEDYFSPRAAANFILNNNHALRFVFSRAVRTPDAFEQNPDWGYTPRNVQAPFEALDGQRIEVEGLLDPTTSTYGQELEEEWITSREISYFGQFHLERALLSVEVRYFNDDFRDMISGVINEEEWYIANNVDLEQEGVELETSLEFSGTKLRATYAYLEQEGRYTGDPAALPVDKQERAVDLLARLSARDSGSFAWIQDLPMGFMTSAAMYWTNEVRESRFERADFRLARRVDKADYSYMLALTMQHYLNPKPWISPDNRIEDQNQFFVEAGIRF
- a CDS encoding FadR/GntR family transcriptional regulator, with the translated sequence MLERIRKGSLVETAIESLRNAIEKGDWSVGDRLPVESELSESLGVSRNTVREAVRVLVHVGMLETRQGDGTYVRATRDAGETLRRIARTQLAEQLEVRIMLETEAAKLAAHRRTEQDLRHMTTALDARAKAGDDLQARIRHDEAFHHALVAASHNSALIELYDYFSHAVSQTIEKTETDADLPEPSQEDHELLLAAVRRQDEGKAESLARSLLKPSLQALKRRES
- a CDS encoding HAMP domain-containing hybrid sensor histidine kinase/response regulator, with the protein product MNNSHRQQRPMSRKLLLLGALPAIVMFIVLMVFFTSVRLEDARRDLSDSSQMLADSLAPALEYAVVSGNTLALDQILSQSLRRSKADWIRVSDVMGDQLGFVSREPINPGEIPERYQIYEAEILQQPLEFGSERTAEWFEPDYGFGSGSLRVGTVQVGVSQDVLAERRQDILWTSIAVGVALLLFSILIINHFLGAILAPIRDLAGRIGQLTDGDYQERPLNTHQSSKEIVAIEEQLNQLAHHLAGLKTARDQTLAASEGAREKAEMANQAKSEFLATMSHELRTPLNGVLGMVDLIQEEPLTQRQREYLNTARQSTEDLLTVIGDILDYSKMDSGTLKLESQEFNLRELISNCTATYRHLAEQQGLALNLKFFGDWPDNPVVIGDPARLRQILAGLADNAIKFTGDGFINIQAGFFALEDNCIILNCSVSDSGSGIPTERLHDIFNSFEQVDGGNSRLYGGTGLGLSLVQRLVELMGGHIQVETDLGKGSSFRFELPFELADRPSEPEPSGTPPRETINGTSHALVVEDNPVNQRVATAMLKRLGFHTDSANNGKEALDRVTTNHTGYDIILMDCQMPVMDGYEATRYIREWEQSNGQIGTPIIALTADVLPGTEKSCLDCGMNDYLAKPVRKEMLREVLSRWIKL